The Thermasporomyces composti region GCGACCGACTCCCGCCACTCCTCGTCCGTCACCTGGCCCGTGATCGCCGGGTACAACCGGTGGGGAGCGAACGCGTGGGCGGCGAGCGTACCCGCTGGGAGTCCGTACGCCGCGTCGAGCTGTTCCATCCCGTCGCCCCACAGGCGCACGACGCCGTCGACGTCACACAGGATCGCGTCGAACGATCGGGACGAGCGGGCGGCCATAGTCGACATCCTGTCAGCTGACGAGACGGTCGCTGCCGTCCGGTGACGGACACGGTCCGTGGAAGTCACGGGACTCAGTGGAAGTCGCGAGACATGGTGCGGATCGTGAGCGGCAGTCGGGCGAACTTCTCGGCGACGAGGTTGGTGACGCCTTCGGCGCGCTCGAGCCGCCCGCGCACGAGCAGGGCTGGTGACTCGCGGGCGATCCGCCGGTGCCGCTCCCACACCGCCGCCGGGCAGATGACGTTGATCATGCCGGTCTCGTCCTCGAGGTTGAGGAACGTCACCCCGCCCGCGGTCGCGGGGCGCTGTCGGTGAGTGACCACGCCACCGACCACGATGCGGCGGCCGTTGTCGATGGTGCGCAGGCGCTCGGCCGGGACAACCCCCATCGCGTCGAGCTTGTCGCGGACGTGGCGCGTGGGGTAGTCGTCGGGGGAGATGCCGGTGGCCCACAGGTCCGCCATGACCCGTTCGGCTGGGCTCATCTCCGGGAGCAGCGGCACCTGTCCGTGGATCTCATCCGAGCTCGCTGGCCTTGAGATCGTCGTCTCTGAGGCCGCCGACGCTGAGCCCGTTGCGTTGGTGCTGCGCGAGGGAAGGCTGCGCGAGGGAAGGCTGCGCGAGGGAAGGCTGCGCGAGGGAAGGCTGCGCGAGGGAAGGTGGTCCGGGCGTTCTTGCGCGGCGCTGCCCGCGAGCCACAGCGCCTCCCGACGGGACAGGCCGAAGCAGCTGAACGCCCCAGCGGTCGCCAGCGCCTCCATCTGGGCGGTGGTGAGCCCCACCCGTCGCGCCAGGTCCGCCAGATCAGCGTAGGGGCCGTGGGTCTCCCGCTCGGTGACGATCCGTGTCGCGAGCTCCTCGCCGATCGACCGGATGCCCGCGAGGCCCAGACGGACGGCGAACCGGCCGTCGCGGCGGTGCCGCGCGTCGTCCGCCGGCGCGTCGGGGTCGAACGGACCGGGCGGCGGCTGCTGCTCCGCCAGGCAGGCGGGGTCGCCGGTCGGCTCCAGCCGGTGAGGGCAGTCGCCCGAGGCGCCGACCGGGCCGTCGAGAGGTTCCAGATCGGCGTGGACGCCGGAGGCGTGGAGGTCGGCGTGGCGGACCTCCACCCCGTGCCGCCGGGCGTCGGCGACCAAGGTCTGCGGGGAGTAGAAGCCCATCGGCTGGGCGCGCAGCAGCGCGGTCAAGAACACCGCCGGATAGTGCAGCTTGAACCACGCGCTCGCGTAGACGAGCAGAGCGAAGCTGATCGAGTGGCTCTCCGCGAACCCGAAGTCGGCGAACGCCTCGATCTTCTCGTAGATCATGTCGGCGGTCTCGCCGGTGATGCCGCGCGCGGCCATGCCGGCGTACAGCTTCTCCTTCAAGGTGGAGATCTTCTCCAGCCCGCGCTTGGAGCCCATCGCCCGCCGCAACAGGTCGGCGTCGTCGGCGCTGCACCCGCCGACCTCCATCGCGATCTGCATGAGCTGTTCTTGGAAGAGGGGAACGCCGAGAGTGCGTTCCAACACGGGCGCGAGCGTGGGGTGGGGCGGTGTGGGCGGCTCCTTGCCCAGCTTGCGGCGGATGTAGGGGTGGACGGCGCCGCCTTGGATGGGGCCGGGCCGGATGAGCGCGATCTCGATGACGAGGTCGTAGAACCGACGAGGGCGGAGCCGGGGCAACGTGGCCATCTGGGCGCGGCTCTCCACCTGGAACACCCCGACCGAGTCGGCGCGGCACAGCATGTCGTAGACGCCCGGCTCCTCCTTGGGGATGGTGGCGAGCGACCAGTCCTCGCCCAGGTGCCGTCGGATGCCGTCCATCGTGTACTTGAGGACGGCCAGCATCCCCAGCCCCAGCAAGTCGAACTTGACGAGACCCATCCAAGCGCAGTCGTCCTTGTCCCATTGGAGGACCGTGCGCCCCGGCATCCGACCGTGCTCGATGGGACAGACCTCGCCGACGGGGCGGTCGGTCAGCACCATGCCCCCGGAGTGGATACCGAGGTGGCGGGGAAACGTCAGCAGCTGCTCGGCGAGCTCCACCACCGGTCGGGGGATGTCGCTCTCCACGGTCGCGACCGAGCCCCACGCGTCGACCTGCTTGGACCAGGCGTCCTGCTGCCCGGTGCTGTACCCGAGCGCCTTCGCCATGTCCCGCACCGCGAGCTTGGGGCGGTAGGTGATGACGTTGGCGACCTGCGCGGCGTTGTACCGGCCGTACTTCTCGTAGACGTACTGGATGACCTCCTCGCGACGGTCGGCGTCGAAGTCGACGTCGATGTCGGGCTCCTCGTCCCGCGTGGCGGACAGGAAGCGTTCGAACGGCAGGTCGTAGAAGATGGCGTCGACCGCGGTGATACCGAGGACGTAGCACACCGCGGAGTTGGCCGCCGATCCCCTGCCCTGGCAGAGGATTCCCCGGCTCCGCGCGAACTCGACGATGTCGTGGACGATGAGGAAGTAGCCGGGGAAGTCCTTCTCCTCGATGACCCGGAGCTCCTTCTCCAGCCTGGCGTACGCAGCTTCGCGGAGCTCGCCCTGGTAGGAGCCGTAGACGCGCTCGGCGCCCCGGTACACCAGCTCCCGCAGCCAGCTCATCGGCGTGTGGCCCTCGGGAACCTCCTGCCGGGGCAGTCGTGGCGAGGCCTTGCGCAGCGGGAACGCCAAGGCTCGCGCGTACTCCACGGTGCGCGCCACCGCGCCGGGGTAGCGGGCGAACCGCGCGGCCATCTCTGCGCCCGACCGCAGGTGCGCGGTCCCGGCGGCGGGCAGCCATCCGTCCATCTCGTCGAGGCTGCGCCGGGCGCGGACGGCGGCGAGCGCGGTGGCCAGCCGTCGACGGTCGGGGGTGGCGTAGTGGACGTTGTTGGTGGCGACGACGGGAAGCCCGCGTGACCGGGCCAGCTCCGCCAAGGCGTCGTTGCGTTGGGTGTCGTGGGGGTAGCCGTGGTCGATGAGCTCGACCACCACCTGGTCGCGGCCGAACAGCGCCACCAGTCGGTCCAGCTCACGGCCGGCGGCCCGCATGCCGTCGCTGCCGTTGGTCTCCAGGGCCCACGGGACCAGCCCTTTCCGGCAGCCGGTGAGAACCAGCCACTCCCCGTTCGCCTGGGCGGCGAGCTCCTCGAGGTCGTAGACGGGTCGCCCCTTCTCCCCTCCGCGCAGCTGGGCCGTGGTGATCGCGCCCGCCAGACGGTGGTAGCCCTCCTCCCCGCGGGCGAGGACCAGCAGGTGGTGGCCTTCGGGGTCGGCGACGCCGCTCTGCGGCTTGGACAGGCCGAGCGACAACTCGGCGCCGAAGACCGTGGCCAGGTCGGTCACCTCCGCGGCCTCGGCCATCCGGACCACGCCGTAGAGGCCGTCGTGGTCGGTGAGAGCCAGCGCCTGCAGGCCGAGTCGCACCGCCTCCTCGACGAGCTCCTCGGGGTGGCTGGCGCCGTCGAGGAAGCTGAAGTTGGAGTGGCAGTGCAGCTCGGCGTACGGGACGACCGGGCCGGGCGGGCGTCGCGGACGCAGCTCCGGCGGCGGGTCGTACGGCGGGCGGACCGAGCTCCACGCCGGGCTGTCGCCGCCGTCGGCGTCCGGAGGCGGGCCGCCTGGTCGGCGTCCGGACAGCTTGCGCTCCAGCTCCGACCACGGGATCGGCGGGTTACGCCATCCCATCGACCTCACCTCCCGTCGACGGGGTGAGCCGCTCGCCGCGGGTCAGCCGCTCAGTCATAGCGAGCCTCGATCCACCACCGGCCCTTCTCGTGGAGAAGGACGTAGGCGTTTCCCGTGGCGCACGCGACCTGGAACCGGGCGTACCGGCGGGCGGTCGCGGGATCCCACCACCGTTCCTCGACCGGCCAAGGGCCGGCCCAGCCGACGACGGGTTCCCGCTCCGTGCCGTTCCGGACCAGGAGCTGGCACGGTGCCGACATGCCGTACCGGTCGTCGAGCGTCACCACCTGGCCGGTCGCGTCCAGCACGTCGACCGGCTCCGGCTCGGGCAGGACCGTGGCGGGGGCCGGAGGCGGAAGGTGTCCCGGCCACGGTTCGTCGGTGGGCCGCGCGGGGGTGGCGTCGTCTCCCCACGGCACCAAGGTGACGCGCTCGGCTGGTGCTCGCCCGCCGGAGAGGACGGCGGTCACCACCGCCTCGTGCCCCAGCATGCTCTGGATCCGGGTGAAGGCCCGGTGGATGCGTTCGTCCGGCGCCTGGTCTCCCCACAAGCCGTCCTGGTAGGCCCCGGTGGGGGCCACCTCGTCGGGGATCAGGTCGACCCGGACGACGCCTGAGGTCAGCTCCTCGGCCGGGCCGTCGCTGGTCGTGCGGGTGCCTTGGAGCTGCCAGCGCACCCGGTCGACGACGTCCGCGGCGGTGAACCACCGGGGGTGGCGCCACCGCCGGCCGCGGGGTTCGTCGTCCTCGGTCCGGATCTCGACGCGGAGACAGGCGCAGACCAGGTCGCGCTCGGCGAGGCCGTGGACGAGCCGCTCGGCCGCCTCACGGATCCCGAAGGCCACCTGGTCGACGCGTTCCAGTGGCGGCTCGAAGGTCGCGGATGTCGCCAGCTCCGGCGGTGGGCGGCGGGTGGCCAGCGGTCGGTCGTCGCGGCCGGACGCGAGCCGGTGGGCGGCCGCGCCGACGGTGCCGAACCGCGTCACGACCTGGCTGAACGGCAGGGCGGCGAACGCGCCGAGGGTGCGAATACCCAAGCGCCGCAGCAGGTCGATGAGGTCGGAGCGGTCCACGTCGGCCTGGCCTGGGAGGCGCCCCTCGCGGAGGGCGTCGATCGGGAGCGGGGCCAGGCAGCGAGCGGACTCGCCGGGCGGGAACGCCAGGACCGTCTCGCCGGCCTGCTCAGCCAGCCGGGCCGCCTGCTCGGCCGCGAACGGACCGTCGGCGATTCCCACGACGCAGCCGAATCCCGCGTCGCTCAGGCGGTCGTGCAGGACCTGGGCGAAGGTCAGCTCGCCCTTGGCCAGGTCGGATCCGCCGTAGTAGCGACTCGGCCCTCGGGCGCCGACCGCGCAGATGCCCGGCCGGATGATCTCCACGCCGGGCGCGAGCTCCTCGACGAGCGTGACCACCGGCTCGAAGACGCGGGCGTCCACGGCCGGGTCGTAGGGCAGCGTCACCAGCTCGGGGCAGCGGGCCTGCGCCTCCCTGACCCGCAGGCCACGCCGGACGCCGTCCCGACGGGCGGTCGCGGAGCAGGCGAGGACTCGACCGCGGTCGAGGACGGCGAGGGGGACGTCCTCGGGGTGACCGGCCTCGCGTGCGGCGGCGGTCACCGGCCAGTCGGGGCACCACACCACGACGGTTCGAGTCATCCCGCCCGCACCTCCAGGGCGTCGACCCGCCCGGTGAACGGCAGGACGGGCGCCGAGACCGAGGGTGGGCTCTCCGCGTGGACGCACCGTGCGTCCGTGTCGTCTGCCGGCGCCGCCTGCGCAAGGGAGCGGACCTGGCCGTCCCTGTCCGGCAGCCACAGCCGGGTCGCTCGCCGGCGACCGCCGGTGCCGCGTCCGACCGCCTCGACGGTGGCCTCGCGGGCGGTCAGCTGTCCGTGGCCGGCGCCCAGCCCGTGCCAGCGGCTCGACGTGACCGTGAGCCGCAGCTCGCACCCGGACCAGTCGGAGCCGTGGACGAGGAGGACCGCGCCGCGTTCGCGGACTCGGGCGGCCAGCCGGCGCGCCTCGGCGTCGTAGGCGGGGCTGGGTGGATGGACGACCACCAGGTCGAGGACGTCGACCAAGGTCGCGACCACGGTGAGCCAGTGGCGTCCGGGGGAGGGCACCAGCACCAGCCGGGTGAGGTCGACGCCCGTCGCGGCGGCGGCCTCCGCGCCCAGGCCGGGCAGCCCGACGACTCCACACCATGAGCCGGCCTGGGAGGGTCCGGCCAGGAGGGCCAGGGTGAGCGTGGTCGACACCTGGACGACGTAGCTCGCTCCCCGTCGGAGGCCGCCCTCCGGCAGCACATCGGCGAACGCGGCCAGTGCGGGGAGGGTGGGGACGATCGCGGTCGCCGCGGTCGGCATGGCGGCGAGCTCGGCTCGTAGCTCTGCGAGCACGGCGGCTCGGTCGGCCACGGAGACACGTCCCGCTCGGTCGGTCAGGCGAGCCACACCTCGACTCCCACGGCCGGTGGGTGGGACGTCCGCCGTGTCGGTCGTGTCGGTGGGCGGACCTACCCTGTCGGTCCGACGCCCTCGGATCGCGGCATGGGACATCGCGGCATGGGACATCGCGGCATGGGACAAGGCCCTCGCGGTGTCGGTACGCGAGGCGGCCGCCTCGGCGTCTCGGTGAGGCGGGACGACGTCCAGGGGGCGTACCCGCGACGAACCGACCACCGTTCGATGGTCGAACACATGTTCGAGATTGTCAACTGGCTCGAGGTCCTCGACCCTCCTGACCTGGGCCGACAAACCCGGCGAACGAGGCACTCACCATCTGGGCGGGGGCGGGCGTGAGCCAGCGGTCTATGGTCACCACCATGAGCCATCGCGACCTCGACGCGCCGGCCGACACCGGCTCGTCGGCCGACGACGGGGCGGCCGCCCCCACCGACGTGCCGCCAACCGTCGAGTCCGGCGGCACCTACGACGTCAGGGACGATCCCGGCTACCTCGATCTCGGGTATGGGCGGCTCGACACCGACCGGCTCGCCCGGACCGGTGATCCTGAGGTCATCTACGGCGCCGGCAAGACGCCTGAGCAGGTGGTCGAGCTGCTGCGACGACTGCGACAGGCGCATCCGAGCCGGGCGGCGCTGGCGACCCGGCTCGGGCCGGAGGCGCTGGCCGCCGTCCGTGCGACGTTTCCGGAGGCGTCGATCAGCGAGGACGCCGGCGTGGTGACGGTCGGACCACTGCCGCAGGCCAGGGGCCTGGTGTGCGTGGTCTCGGCGGGGACGTCGGACGCCCGGGTGGCCACGGAGGCGGCGGTCACCGCCCGCGCGTTCGGCGCCGGTGTCCGCCAGATCAGCGACGTGGGGGTGGCGGGCATCCATCGGTTGCTCGCCGTGAAGGACGAGCTCGACCAGGCTGACTGCCTGGTCGTGGTGGCCGGGATGGAGGGCGCGTTGCCGTCCGTCGTCGGTGGGCTCACCGGTGTCCCGCTCGTCGCGGTGCCGACGAGCGTGGGGTACGGCGCGTCGTTCGGAGGCTTGGCGGCGCTGCTCGCGATGTTGAACTCCTGCGCGCCAGGCGTGGTCGTCACGAATATCGACAACGGATTCGGCGCGGGCGTCTTCGCCGCGCGAGTGGCGCGTCGGGCCCGCCGAGATGGAGGAGCGCGGTGATCAACCCTCTACGCGGCTGGCGGGGCCGGCGGATCGCCTGGCTGGACTGTGGCTCGGGCGCCAGCGGTGACATGCTGCTCGGGGCGCTGGTGTCGGCGGGTGTCCCGCTCGAGGTGCTCACCGAGGCGGTCGACGCCGCCGCACCGGAGGGCGTCGAGGTCACGGCCGCGCTCGTGACGCGCAACGGCCTCGCCGCCACGCTGGTCTCGGTCGAGGGCACGGATTCCACCCACGAGCGCACGTGGCGGGAGATCCGAGCCCTGCTCGAGGCCGCCGAGCTGGACGACCGTGTGCGCGAGCGTGCGTTGGAGACGTTTCGGCGGCTCGCCGAGGCGGAGGCGAGGGTGCACGCCACGAGCCCGGACGAGGTCCATTTCCACGAGGTGGGCGCGCTCGACGCCATCGCGGACGTCGTGGGAGTCTGCGCGGGCCTGGCCTACCTGGAGGTGGACGAGATCTACGCCTCGCCTGTCGCGGTCGGCTCGGGCTACGTCCGCACCGCACACGGCCGGCTGCCCGTGCCGGTGCCCGCCGTCGTGGAGCTGCTCGCCGCGGCGGGAGCGCCGTCGTATGCCGGCGAGAGTGACGGGACGCCTGCCGGTGAGCTGTGCACGCCGACGGGTGCGGCGTTGCTGGCGACCCACGTGACTCGCTGGGGGGCCCAGCCGCTGATGCGTGTCCGCGCGCACGGGGTCGGCGCCGGGACGAGGGACACGCCGGGGCGGGCGA contains the following coding sequences:
- a CDS encoding DNA polymerase Y family protein, which gives rise to MTRTVVVWCPDWPVTAAAREAGHPEDVPLAVLDRGRVLACSATARRDGVRRGLRVREAQARCPELVTLPYDPAVDARVFEPVVTLVEELAPGVEIIRPGICAVGARGPSRYYGGSDLAKGELTFAQVLHDRLSDAGFGCVVGIADGPFAAEQAARLAEQAGETVLAFPPGESARCLAPLPIDALREGRLPGQADVDRSDLIDLLRRLGIRTLGAFAALPFSQVVTRFGTVGAAAHRLASGRDDRPLATRRPPPELATSATFEPPLERVDQVAFGIREAAERLVHGLAERDLVCACLRVEIRTEDDEPRGRRWRHPRWFTAADVVDRVRWQLQGTRTTSDGPAEELTSGVVRVDLIPDEVAPTGAYQDGLWGDQAPDERIHRAFTRIQSMLGHEAVVTAVLSGGRAPAERVTLVPWGDDATPARPTDEPWPGHLPPPAPATVLPEPEPVDVLDATGQVVTLDDRYGMSAPCQLLVRNGTEREPVVGWAGPWPVEERWWDPATARRYARFQVACATGNAYVLLHEKGRWWIEARYD
- a CDS encoding error-prone DNA polymerase; the encoded protein is MGWRNPPIPWSELERKLSGRRPGGPPPDADGGDSPAWSSVRPPYDPPPELRPRRPPGPVVPYAELHCHSNFSFLDGASHPEELVEEAVRLGLQALALTDHDGLYGVVRMAEAAEVTDLATVFGAELSLGLSKPQSGVADPEGHHLLVLARGEEGYHRLAGAITTAQLRGGEKGRPVYDLEELAAQANGEWLVLTGCRKGLVPWALETNGSDGMRAAGRELDRLVALFGRDQVVVELIDHGYPHDTQRNDALAELARSRGLPVVATNNVHYATPDRRRLATALAAVRARRSLDEMDGWLPAAGTAHLRSGAEMAARFARYPGAVARTVEYARALAFPLRKASPRLPRQEVPEGHTPMSWLRELVYRGAERVYGSYQGELREAAYARLEKELRVIEEKDFPGYFLIVHDIVEFARSRGILCQGRGSAANSAVCYVLGITAVDAIFYDLPFERFLSATRDEEPDIDVDFDADRREEVIQYVYEKYGRYNAAQVANVITYRPKLAVRDMAKALGYSTGQQDAWSKQVDAWGSVATVESDIPRPVVELAEQLLTFPRHLGIHSGGMVLTDRPVGEVCPIEHGRMPGRTVLQWDKDDCAWMGLVKFDLLGLGMLAVLKYTMDGIRRHLGEDWSLATIPKEEPGVYDMLCRADSVGVFQVESRAQMATLPRLRPRRFYDLVIEIALIRPGPIQGGAVHPYIRRKLGKEPPTPPHPTLAPVLERTLGVPLFQEQLMQIAMEVGGCSADDADLLRRAMGSKRGLEKISTLKEKLYAGMAARGITGETADMIYEKIEAFADFGFAESHSISFALLVYASAWFKLHYPAVFLTALLRAQPMGFYSPQTLVADARRHGVEVRHADLHASGVHADLEPLDGPVGASGDCPHRLEPTGDPACLAEQQPPPGPFDPDAPADDARHRRDGRFAVRLGLAGIRSIGEELATRIVTERETHGPYADLADLARRVGLTTAQMEALATAGAFSCFGLSRREALWLAGSAAQERPDHLPSRSLPSRSLPSRSLPSRSLPSRSTNATGSASAASETTISRPASSDEIHGQVPLLPEMSPAERVMADLWATGISPDDYPTRHVRDKLDAMGVVPAERLRTIDNGRRIVVGGVVTHRQRPATAGGVTFLNLEDETGMINVICPAAVWERHRRIARESPALLVRGRLERAEGVTNLVAEKFARLPLTIRTMSRDFH
- the larC gene encoding nickel pincer cofactor biosynthesis protein LarC; its protein translation is MINPLRGWRGRRIAWLDCGSGASGDMLLGALVSAGVPLEVLTEAVDAAAPEGVEVTAALVTRNGLAATLVSVEGTDSTHERTWREIRALLEAAELDDRVRERALETFRRLAEAEARVHATSPDEVHFHEVGALDAIADVVGVCAGLAYLEVDEIYASPVAVGSGYVRTAHGRLPVPVPAVVELLAAAGAPSYAGESDGTPAGELCTPTGAALLATHVTRWGAQPLMRVRAHGVGAGTRDTPGRANVVRLLLGEPVNDVPSSRRDASPSNEVAGGRERSPATTSQVVVETNVDDLDPRIWPAVLHRLLAAGAADAWLTPILMKKGRPAHTLAVLVDPDLVDEVCRVIFTETSAIGVRSYPVVKQPLERVTRTVALPDGLVRVKVASYDGKVVNVQPEYDDVVALAERTGRPVKDVLTEAHARARDDAEI
- the larB gene encoding nickel pincer cofactor biosynthesis protein LarB — its product is MSHRDLDAPADTGSSADDGAAAPTDVPPTVESGGTYDVRDDPGYLDLGYGRLDTDRLARTGDPEVIYGAGKTPEQVVELLRRLRQAHPSRAALATRLGPEALAAVRATFPEASISEDAGVVTVGPLPQARGLVCVVSAGTSDARVATEAAVTARAFGAGVRQISDVGVAGIHRLLAVKDELDQADCLVVVAGMEGALPSVVGGLTGVPLVAVPTSVGYGASFGGLAALLAMLNSCAPGVVVTNIDNGFGAGVFAARVARRARRDGGAR